The Cygnus olor isolate bCygOlo1 chromosome 30 unlocalized genomic scaffold, bCygOlo1.pri.v2 SUPER_30A, whole genome shotgun sequence genome has a segment encoding these proteins:
- the LOC121062777 gene encoding nascent polypeptide-associated complex subunit alpha, muscle-specific form isoform X4, whose translation MGPAPAPADSRFPLRHPQVLCEHLQQQHPHHARQVAGGGGGGGGRGGAERAGAPQPPYPRQPPKVHLQPRQPLPGVSVAPSPRQGPLCPHHIPPWTPIRAAPCSSSVPSWVPPPWHRPFGVPPKQWWPSPAVPCCHAGSPASTSKPSWSSAPWWCGAITGCSITRRGSTASRPTGAASSAPAPPCTTSPPTWCSAGAKPSTTLATRPGWRATREGAWTSSTSCCSRRTRTATPCRTRTSRPRLTPSCSRGTTRRPAAWHGCSTTWPTTLTTRSGAARRPASSSRAGTWWRSSGERPPCCHRPLGHLARGPWCHCPSPPREDLSCLPFTTMCIKESLRLHPPVTAVSRRCTEDIAMRDGRVIPKGVICLMSIYGTHHNPDIWPEPQVYNPLRFSPENSQGRSPLAFIPFSAGPRNCIGQSFAMAELRVVAALTLARFAVRPDEGRPVRRKTELILRAEDGLWLRLEPLPEEA comes from the exons GCCAAGtggcgggcggcggcggaggcggcggggggcgcggtGGAGCTGAACGTGCTGGAGCACCTCAGCCTCCTTACCCTCGACAGCCTCCAAAAGTGCATCTTCAGCCACGACAGCCACTGCCAGGAGTGAGTGTGGCCCCGTCCCCACGCCAAGGGCCCCTGTGTCCCCATCACATCCCTCCCTGGACACCCATCAGGGCCGCCCCTTGCTccagctctgtccccagctgggTGCCACCACCCTGGCACCGTCCCTTTGGTGTTCCCCCAAAACAGTGGTGGCCGTCCCCAGCGGTCCCCTGTTGTCATGCAGGCAGCCCAGCGAGTACATCAAAGCCATCCTGGAGCTCAGCACCTTGGTGGTGCGGCGCCATCACCGGCTGCTCCATCACCCGTCGTGGCTCTACCGCCTCTCGGCCGACGGGCGCCGCTTCGTCCGCGCCTGCACCACCGTGCACAACTTCACCGCCGACGTGGTGCAGCGCCGGCGCCAAGCCCTCAACCACCTTGGCCACCAGGCCTGGCTGGAGAGCCACCAGGGAAGGAGCATGGACTTCATCGACCTCCTGCTGCTCACGAAG GACGAGGACGGCAACACCCTGTCGGACGAGGACATCTCGGCCGAGGCTGACACCTTCATGTTCGAGG GGCACGACACGACGGCCAGCGGCCTGGCATGGCTGCTCTACAACCTGGCCCACCACCCTGACTACCAGGAGCGGTGCCGCCAGGAGGCCTGCGAGCTCCTCAAGGGCAGGGACGTGGTGGAGGTCGAGTGGTGAGAGACCCCCCTGCTGTCATCGTCCCCTTGGCCACCTGGCTCGGGGACCCTGGTGCCACTGTCCTTCACCCCCCAGGGAGGACCTGTCCTGCCTGCCCTTCACCACCATGTGCATCAAGGAGAGCCTCCGCCTGCACCCCCCGGTCACTGCCGTGTCCCGGCGCTGCACCGAGGACATCGCCATGCGTGACGGGCGCGTCATCCCCAAGG GGGTCATCTGCCTGATGAGCATCTATGGGACCCACCACAACCCCGACATCTGGCCTGAGCCCCAG GTCTACAACCCACTGCGGTTCAGCCCAGAGAACAGCCAGGGACGGTCCCCGCTGGCCTTCATCCCCTTCTCCGCCGGGCCCAG GAACTGCATCGGGCAGAGCTTCGCCATGGCCGAGCTGCGCGTGGTGGCGGCGCTGACGCTGGCGCGCTTCGCCGTGAGGCCGGATGAGGGGAGGCCGGTGCGCCGCAAGACTGAGCTCATCCTCCGCGCCGAGGACGGCCTCTGGCTGCGGCTGGAGCCTCTGCCGGAGGAGGCCTGA